From the genome of Winogradskyella forsetii, one region includes:
- a CDS encoding PadR family transcriptional regulator produces MKIENTKAQMRKGVLEYCILTILKDEDAYVAEILGTLKDAKMLVVEGTIYPLLTRLKNAGLLNYRWEESTSGPPRKYYGLTETGKLFLNELNATWSDLQNAVNLVTKTKTPKNE; encoded by the coding sequence ATGAAGATAGAAAACACAAAGGCACAAATGCGAAAAGGTGTTCTGGAGTATTGCATTTTAACCATCTTAAAAGATGAAGATGCGTACGTTGCAGAAATTCTGGGCACTTTAAAAGACGCAAAAATGCTTGTGGTAGAAGGAACTATTTATCCGCTATTAACAAGATTAAAAAATGCTGGATTGCTCAATTACCGTTGGGAAGAATCAACATCTGGTCCACCAAGAAAGTATTATGGACTCACAGAAACAGGGAAACTGTTTCTAAACGAACTAAACGCCACTTGGAGCGATTTACAAAATGCAGTTAACCTAGTAACCAAAACAAAAACACCAAAAAATGAATAA
- a CDS encoding DUF4870 domain-containing protein, which yields MIDNHHKNLATFIHLSTFSRFVIPFGNFIGPIVLWAANKNKSEFIDQHGKQAINFQISVLLYAIIIGTISVPFFIFKLFRGLDVIDFHGFHDFHVNVGEPSPLLYIGGGLGALAIIAFIIELALIVKASLSARDGQPYKYPFTINFLK from the coding sequence ATGATAGATAATCACCATAAAAATTTAGCGACATTTATTCATCTGTCCACCTTTTCGAGATTTGTAATTCCGTTTGGGAATTTCATTGGCCCAATAGTGTTATGGGCAGCCAATAAAAACAAGTCTGAATTTATAGACCAGCATGGAAAGCAGGCTATTAATTTTCAAATTAGTGTATTGCTATATGCTATTATTATAGGAACCATAAGTGTCCCTTTTTTCATATTTAAATTGTTTAGAGGTCTAGATGTTATTGACTTTCATGGATTTCATGATTTTCATGTCAATGTTGGCGAGCCTTCTCCTCTACTCTATATTGGTGGCGGATTGGGTGCTTTAGCCATTATTGCATTTATCATTGAATTAGCACTTATTGTAAAAGCGAGTTTATCCGCAAGAGATGGACAGCCTTATAAATATCCGTTTACCATTAATTTTTTAAAGTAA
- a CDS encoding DUF4442 domain-containing protein, translated as MNISPSKLNFFLMFKLPAAYFTGVRTKTINDNSCIVTVKHRWVNQNPFKSMFWAVQGMAAELTTGALVMKKIRESGKKISMLVASNNASFTKKATGRITFKCEDGQKIDEAINKAIETGEGQTVWLNSNGINTDGVEVSSFNFEWTLKVKS; from the coding sequence ATGAATATTTCACCCTCTAAACTCAATTTTTTTCTAATGTTTAAGTTACCTGCAGCATACTTTACAGGAGTAAGGACAAAAACGATAAATGATAATTCTTGTATTGTAACTGTTAAACATCGCTGGGTAAATCAAAATCCATTTAAGTCCATGTTTTGGGCTGTACAAGGAATGGCTGCTGAGCTCACAACAGGCGCATTGGTAATGAAAAAAATAAGGGAGAGTGGTAAAAAAATCTCCATGTTAGTCGCCAGCAATAATGCCTCTTTTACAAAAAAAGCAACAGGAAGAATTACATTTAAATGTGAAGATGGTCAAAAAATAGATGAAGCAATCAATAAAGCTATTGAAACAGGAGAAGGACAAACGGTTTGGTTAAACTCTAACGGAATTAATACTGATGGCGTAGAAGTATCGTCTTTTAATTTTGAATGGACACTTAAAGTAAAATCATAG
- a CDS encoding TIGR00266 family protein, with protein MEKLPDFTDRNAHEIDYRIYGEEMQYVEIELDPQEAVIAESGSFMMMDDGIKMDTIFGDGSQKDTGLLGKLLGAGKRILTGESLFMTAFYNDLTGKRNVSFASPYPGKIIPIDLNEFRGKFICQKDAFLCAAKGVSVGIEFSKKLGRGLFGGEGFIMQKLEGDGMAFVHAGGTTAVKTLAAGETLRVDTGCIIGFTQGIDYDIEFIGGIKNSIFGGEGLFFAKLQGPGKVYIQSLPFSRLAGRVLASIPRGGKSKGEGSILGGLGDLLDGDNRF; from the coding sequence ATGGAAAAATTACCAGATTTTACAGACAGAAACGCCCACGAAATAGATTACCGAATTTATGGGGAAGAAATGCAATACGTTGAAATAGAACTTGATCCACAAGAAGCTGTTATCGCAGAATCCGGAAGTTTTATGATGATGGACGATGGTATTAAAATGGATACCATTTTTGGTGATGGTTCTCAAAAAGACACAGGCCTTTTAGGAAAGCTATTAGGTGCGGGAAAACGAATTCTTACCGGTGAAAGTTTATTCATGACTGCTTTTTACAATGACCTCACAGGCAAACGAAACGTGTCTTTCGCATCGCCTTATCCTGGGAAAATAATTCCGATTGACCTAAATGAATTTAGAGGAAAGTTTATCTGCCAAAAGGATGCATTTTTATGTGCGGCAAAAGGCGTAAGTGTTGGTATTGAGTTTTCTAAAAAACTAGGACGTGGGCTTTTTGGAGGAGAAGGTTTTATAATGCAAAAGTTAGAAGGCGATGGCATGGCATTTGTTCATGCAGGTGGCACCACAGCCGTAAAAACTTTAGCAGCAGGAGAAACTTTACGTGTAGATACTGGCTGTATTATTGGATTCACCCAAGGTATTGATTATGATATTGAATTTATTGGAGGTATAAAGAATTCCATCTTTGGAGGTGAAGGTTTATTCTTTGCCAAACTACAAGGGCCTGGAAAAGTATATATACAATCGTTGCCGTTTAGTAGATTAGCGGGTCGTGTATTAGCATCTATTCCAAGAGGTGGAAAGTCTAAAGGTGAAGGTAGTATTCTTGGAGGTCTAGGCGATTTATTAGATGGTGATAATCGTTTTTAA
- a CDS encoding MbnP family protein — translation MKILKYTFALLACTMFTNCSSEDDNDNDDLTGQTGELVLKFDNAVGDQDFIFGTTYSKSNSESFQLSNVKYIISNVRVTDTEGNTFMYPTEDNVFIVSELDGNNAGEIWVTLNGVDAADYSSITFGVGIDQDRFLLGADGQGDFLDLASDEGMMWSWASGYKFVRFDGTFSSTTATDAPLNIHMGSVGTSLDNYKEVTLIFPNTVLVRENKSPEIHIKADISKVFDGVTAVNFSEGYDQVHTDVNETPIIASNVQTMFQVHHVHND, via the coding sequence ATGAAAATACTTAAATATACATTTGCACTATTAGCGTGCACAATGTTTACAAATTGTTCATCAGAAGATGACAATGATAACGATGACTTAACTGGTCAAACTGGCGAATTAGTTTTAAAGTTCGACAATGCTGTTGGCGATCAGGACTTTATTTTTGGAACTACTTATTCAAAATCCAACAGCGAATCTTTTCAATTATCAAATGTGAAATACATTATTAGTAATGTAAGGGTTACAGATACCGAAGGCAATACATTTATGTATCCAACAGAAGACAATGTATTTATCGTAAGCGAATTAGATGGCAACAATGCTGGAGAAATATGGGTAACATTAAATGGTGTTGATGCTGCAGATTACAGTTCCATTACCTTTGGTGTTGGGATAGATCAAGATCGTTTTTTATTAGGAGCAGATGGTCAAGGTGATTTTCTAGATTTGGCATCAGATGAAGGCATGATGTGGAGTTGGGCATCTGGTTACAAATTTGTAAGATTCGATGGTACATTCTCTTCTACAACGGCTACAGACGCACCATTGAATATTCACATGGGAAGTGTAGGCACATCATTGGACAACTATAAAGAAGTCACATTGATTTTCCCAAATACAGTTTTGGTCAGGGAAAATAAGTCGCCTGAAATCCATATCAAAGCCGATATTTCTAAAGTTTTTGACGGCGTGACTGCCGTAAACTTTTCAGAAGGTTACGATCAAGTGCATACAGATGTTAATGAAACTCCAATTATAGCTTCGAATGTACAGACGATGTTTCAAGTTCATCACGTTCATAACGATTAA
- a CDS encoding cytochrome-c peroxidase, with product MKKMILLLVIMVVTFSCSKSSELVKYEPVVMEVEQPSNFPDMTYNLDNNQVTEAGFQLGKDLFYEGKLSSNNAIACAFCHEQAFAFTHHGHNLSHGVNGGIGFRNAQPIQNMAYQTSFMWDGAASHLDLQPIIPITSDVEMGETLSNAVSKLQAEPYYQDQFAKAFEDGEVNTENMLKALSQFMIMMVSSNSKYDKYIRNEDNVTLTPLESDGLSTFQNKCATCHATDLFSDQSFRNNGLSINPQLEDKGRFDILENPDDLYKFKVPSLRNVQVTYPYMHDGRFATLEVVLDFYDSAVVDNGNVDEILLRDDGTYGISLSDYEKESLIAFLKTLTDNEFLEDERFSEF from the coding sequence ATGAAAAAAATGATCCTATTATTAGTGATTATGGTTGTGACTTTTTCTTGTTCTAAATCGTCGGAATTGGTAAAGTATGAACCTGTTGTGATGGAAGTAGAGCAGCCTTCCAATTTTCCTGATATGACTTATAATTTAGACAATAATCAGGTTACTGAAGCGGGTTTCCAGTTAGGCAAGGATTTGTTCTACGAAGGGAAGTTGTCTTCAAACAATGCTATTGCGTGCGCTTTTTGTCATGAACAAGCTTTTGCGTTTACGCATCATGGTCATAATCTGAGTCATGGTGTCAATGGAGGCATTGGTTTTAGAAATGCACAACCCATTCAAAATATGGCATACCAAACCTCGTTTATGTGGGATGGCGCAGCATCGCATTTAGATTTACAGCCAATTATTCCAATTACAAGTGACGTAGAGATGGGAGAAACCTTGAGCAATGCTGTTTCCAAATTGCAAGCGGAACCTTATTATCAAGATCAATTTGCTAAGGCTTTTGAAGATGGAGAGGTGAATACCGAAAACATGCTAAAAGCCTTATCCCAGTTTATGATAATGATGGTGTCTTCCAATTCTAAATATGATAAATATATTCGAAACGAAGACAATGTGACACTTACGCCATTGGAATCTGATGGCTTAAGTACGTTTCAAAATAAATGTGCTACGTGTCATGCAACTGATTTATTTTCAGACCAAAGTTTTAGAAACAATGGCTTGTCAATAAACCCACAGTTAGAAGATAAAGGACGCTTTGATATTCTTGAAAATCCAGATGATTTATACAAATTCAAAGTACCAAGTTTACGGAATGTTCAAGTGACCTATCCTTATATGCACGATGGTCGATTTGCGACTCTAGAAGTGGTATTGGATTTTTATGATTCAGCCGTTGTTGATAATGGCAATGTCGATGAGATATTGTTAAGAGATGATGGCACTTATGGGATTTCGCTTTCTGATTACGAGAAGGAAAGTCTAATTGCTTTTTTGAAAACCTTAACCGATAATGAATTTTTAGAAGATGAACGTTTTTCAGAGTTTTAA
- a CDS encoding transporter family protein, with protein sequence MSFASAHSFSKKTGCTNHETVAFFCDLCGCSTSSGSFGFGTLSNANFVGLRYICQSFESKAGIFSNSPVSKETFNTVQLWAQVPINDAFYVTANVPYQDLTRKFEGANENLNGIGDVSAIGWYKLLFYRKKSKDATAVDFNLPREASGHSLQFGFGVKLPTGKFEERLADNVNPGFQVGTGSVDGIFSLGYNYGSDKIGINTLLSYYLKGENKNDYQFGNQFSYAVNFFTVFPREKMNIMPFVGLSGDVYDSIRQYDETLQDTDGNILNASLGSELAVEKLIFGASYTLPVSQDLFGDNVKSKQRLSLYVNFAL encoded by the coding sequence ATGAGTTTTGCATCTGCACATTCTTTTAGTAAAAAAACAGGTTGTACAAATCATGAAACAGTGGCGTTTTTTTGTGATTTATGCGGTTGTTCTACAAGCAGTGGAAGTTTTGGGTTTGGAACGCTTAGTAATGCCAATTTTGTAGGATTGCGCTATATCTGCCAAAGTTTTGAATCTAAAGCTGGCATATTTAGTAATTCACCTGTAAGTAAAGAAACGTTTAATACAGTTCAATTATGGGCTCAAGTGCCTATTAATGATGCTTTTTATGTCACGGCAAATGTGCCATATCAAGATTTGACTAGAAAATTTGAAGGTGCAAATGAAAACTTAAATGGAATAGGCGATGTTAGTGCCATTGGTTGGTACAAACTTTTATTTTATAGGAAAAAAAGTAAAGATGCTACTGCGGTTGATTTTAACTTGCCAAGGGAAGCTTCTGGTCATTCTTTACAATTTGGATTTGGTGTAAAATTGCCAACCGGAAAATTTGAAGAACGGTTAGCTGATAACGTCAATCCAGGATTTCAGGTCGGCACAGGAAGTGTCGATGGAATTTTTTCTTTGGGTTATAATTATGGAAGTGATAAAATTGGTATCAACACCTTATTGAGTTACTATTTAAAAGGTGAAAATAAAAATGATTACCAATTTGGTAACCAGTTTAGCTATGCTGTTAATTTTTTCACGGTTTTTCCGAGAGAAAAAATGAACATAATGCCATTTGTTGGGCTTTCAGGAGATGTTTATGATTCTATAAGGCAATACGATGAAACTTTGCAGGATACTGATGGTAACATTTTGAACGCTTCTTTAGGTTCGGAATTAGCTGTTGAGAAGTTGATTTTTGGTGCTAGCTATACCTTACCAGTAAGTCAGGATTTATTTGGTGATAATGTAAAGTCAAAACAGCGATTGTCGCTTTATGTGAATTTTGCATTGTAG
- a CDS encoding helix-turn-helix transcriptional regulator, whose protein sequence is MLVISCSDKFKNVVLILFFLYASTSFGQHKESNGFYRFLDSADIYVSENPKRAQSFLDSIPESPKGLMEGKLAEFYQLKALVSDGLNEEAKKFHYFMLALRYAKLEKNHTIAGMASLELFYITYIVKNDTTAFKYLEDAKTYYTLENNTNGLAEVMQMPAYVEFYKTNYKKSNQLILEHLEDYKKIEDDGYYYMYALFMLCNNYKHLHDLKNAHKYLNLLKGLQNDKTISPSLHTSHLATAYNCLAEVHLEKKAVDSSFYYLLKARELGKFMNNTDRENHYTLFADYYENIADVDNKKVYVDSLKYLHEQNLKENIEASIQINDELLNSENQLEIETNKKNINKYLVLGLIGVLLAVSAFITVRYKTNKKKLKSFSKRDKEFSYLQTNHEKLKVKVRGLEDFITEVKKEVKQIATISDTAEQRNEIRKLYKNIYHNSSTLLNKGESHLELINELNVEFFNKINSIHPELNHSEVIICYYIFTGFKNKEIAAFLNSSNRAVESKRYRISKKLSIQEKEITLIDYLQKI, encoded by the coding sequence TTGTTAGTTATTAGTTGTAGTGATAAATTTAAAAATGTTGTTTTAATTCTGTTTTTTCTTTATGCGTCAACCTCATTTGGACAACACAAGGAATCAAACGGATTCTATCGATTTTTAGATTCAGCGGATATCTATGTTTCTGAAAATCCCAAAAGAGCTCAAAGTTTTTTAGATTCCATTCCAGAATCTCCTAAAGGACTTATGGAAGGTAAATTGGCGGAATTTTACCAATTAAAGGCACTTGTTAGCGATGGGCTCAATGAAGAAGCAAAGAAGTTTCATTATTTTATGCTAGCCTTAAGGTATGCCAAACTCGAAAAAAACCATACAATTGCTGGAATGGCTAGTCTAGAATTGTTTTATATTACTTATATAGTCAAAAATGATACTACAGCCTTTAAGTATCTAGAAGATGCCAAGACCTATTACACATTAGAAAATAATACTAATGGCTTAGCAGAAGTTATGCAAATGCCAGCCTATGTCGAATTTTATAAAACTAATTATAAGAAAAGCAATCAGTTGATTCTTGAACATCTTGAGGATTATAAAAAAATTGAAGATGATGGCTATTATTATATGTATGCATTATTTATGCTATGTAACAATTACAAACACTTACACGATTTGAAAAATGCACATAAATACCTAAATCTTTTAAAGGGCTTACAAAACGATAAAACGATTTCTCCATCATTGCACACTTCTCATCTTGCTACTGCATACAATTGTTTGGCAGAAGTACATTTAGAAAAGAAAGCAGTAGACTCCTCGTTTTACTATCTTTTAAAGGCTCGTGAATTAGGCAAGTTTATGAATAATACTGACAGGGAAAATCATTATACTTTATTTGCGGATTATTATGAAAACATTGCAGATGTTGATAATAAAAAGGTTTATGTGGATTCTTTAAAATACTTACATGAACAGAACTTAAAAGAAAATATTGAAGCCAGTATTCAAATAAATGATGAGCTACTGAATTCTGAAAATCAATTAGAAATTGAGACCAATAAAAAAAATATAAATAAATATTTGGTACTTGGCCTAATTGGTGTGCTATTAGCTGTATCTGCATTTATAACAGTGCGTTATAAAACCAATAAAAAGAAATTAAAATCATTTTCTAAACGAGATAAAGAATTTTCATATCTACAAACTAACCATGAAAAATTAAAAGTTAAGGTTCGTGGTTTAGAAGATTTTATCACCGAAGTAAAAAAAGAGGTCAAACAGATTGCTACCATTAGCGATACGGCAGAACAACGAAATGAAATAAGAAAACTTTATAAAAACATCTACCATAACTCTTCAACACTATTAAATAAAGGTGAAAGTCATTTAGAACTTATAAATGAACTTAATGTTGAATTTTTTAATAAAATAAATTCAATTCACCCTGAATTAAACCATTCTGAAGTTATTATTTGCTATTACATCTTTACAGGGTTTAAGAACAAAGAAATAGCAGCTTTTTTAAATTCTTCTAATCGAGCTGTGGAGAGCAAACGTTACAGAATAAGTAAAAAGTTGAGTATTCAAGAAAAAGAAATTACCCTTATAGACTATTTGCAAAAAATTTAA